AAATGCAAATCAGTAGTTAGTAACATTCAAATTGCCACCACGATGGTAGTACCCatcatcaaaatcttcTGGGATGATATTTTCAGAAGCTATGCTATTGACAATCGAAAGATGGTCATATTGTCTTCCCTGTGACGGTGTTGTGAATTCATCAACAGATGATTCCGTATAGATATTACTTGTCAAACTTGTCGAATGTCGATGTGCTTTGAAATTTCTGCCTCGTATGTTATTGATTAAATCATCCTCTTCATTAGCGGAAGCTTGAGTGGTATCGATATCTGGTACCTCATAGGTATTGGCAACATCTTTGTCATTTGTAATGATAAAATCGGATGAGTTATCGTCACTACCCATTGGTGATTCTGAACTAAAGTTCCTAGCATCATCAAGATTCTTTCCTAGTAATGAGTACCATATGGtaacaaaaatattccTTTTGTATGCGGTAATCACTTTACCGTCAGAATCGATAAAGTCAGTTCTAGTGGGCATGATGCAGAAAATATAGAGTAACACTAAAATGGCAATGAGCAACGGAACACCGATACCTACCACACAGCCAatcacaatttttttgtttttgctaGACAACCCATGGTTTCCACTCTTATTTTGCGGCGACTTATGCGCAGTCGATTCGGGTGAATAAGTGATGGTTGTATATGAATTTGACAGAATAGTTTTGCCTTCAATTACACTCGTGATAATAACATTTGATGTATTTATTGAACTTGATGAGCTTGGGGTGGATGAAGTAGTAATAGTCGTAGAGCtaattgatgatgaaatcGATGTTGTTGAGGAAGATGTGGTACTTGAAGGTAGTATAGAACTACTAGAGCTGAAAGTTGACAATGTAGAGGATGGGCTAATGGAGGATGAGCTAGACGAATAACTGGAGGAAAAGGATGAGAAACTTGAATAGACCGAGGAGCTAGATGAAGTAATCGCACTTGAAAAAAACGACGAGCTGGAACTGCTTGGAGCAATTGTTGATCTAGAGGATGACGATATTATGCTGCTTGAACTTCTAGAGCTTGATGAATATGAGCTTCTAACTGAAATGGAACTGGAAAAGTAAGATGACGAACTGGATAGAGATGATGAGGACGATATACTCGAAATTGTAGATGAAGGAGTATATTGTGAACTTCttgatgatgatggtaatgaagaaaaacttGATGGAATAATGGATGAAAATGTGCTTGAAAATGTGCTTGAGAATGTACTTGGGCTTTGTGATATGAGAGTGCTGAAGGAATTTGTGAATGACGAAGGTTCCACAGGTACCACCGATGAAGTGGAGGACGGCACCTGGAGTTGAGTAGATTCATCCGGTGTAAATGAGTAAGGGTCTGAACTTGGGATTATATTGGAACTGGAAAGATCAGTaccattattattattgttgttgttgttgttgttgatacCAACTCCACCTGCTGGTGGCTCTATCTGTGCAAAGGCAAAACTCAGCAGAAGTAACACCACAAACATATGTTATAGATCTGTCCCGATACagattttatattttagaTGTTTGGATATGTTCGTTGATCTTCAGTGTTGTTGTAGATTTTTATGCTAATTTATTTTCGTTTCTGCCAGCGATTAAAGTAACTGTGTAGAATTATGATTTGCTATAACAATGATCCTCTATTATATACAGATCAATCCAAGTGATTACCATTTAACATCGGTATATTATCAGAGTAGAAATGCAATAATTAGTGcaacaatataaaaaaaatcaattagATATCTGTTTATAGCATTTACGATAGGGATGAACATGAaattttattgttattatttgatcaattttttatttttcagtttgttttttttggtttaaTGAGTGTCTTCTAGGCGAAAGCATATGAAATCTCACGCCGTCCTACGATGTTTCCTGTGCAAGTGGGAGCTTCTATTTTTCCAAtctattttctattttcagTTTGCGATCCCTTCTGCTCCATTTCTGCACTTACATTGTTCGTGAGTGGGCCCTGGAAGCTTTCCCATACCTGCGAAATACAGACTTGTGTGAGTCTATTTACTTACCATTACGCTTCTCCAGGAACACTAAATCTGCTATAGTTAGCAAAGTCCACGTCTTCCATTTCCTTGATCATTGTGTGTGCTTTCTACACACACCCCTGTCCCCACAGCAATTTCACTGGCAATCTCATGGGCTCTGGTCGTACCCTGAATTAGAAGAAGTGGGAGAAGCAAGGAGGATCGCTATACTCCACTGAGATCACGTACAAGTGTGGAAAATAGAagcttttttcttctttcctCTCCCAAGGTGCCTTTCCAACTCTACGGTCCTTCTTACACTCTCTGGGGCTTCTTCTCTCTTCTGTACTTGGTGAACACTGCAATGGATATATCTGTACGGTAGAGATAGTGGGCATTGATGTATTGGAACTATATTGAGATGAGTTGCGTCCGTGAATTCTCCCAGTCGTACCTGCCTTTCTGTGGGCGGACCTCTTCCCCCTCCTCCTCCTCCTCCTATTTCTACTTCTACGTGGAAGGAGGACTACTGTGCGTCATTGCCGGCTGTTAGTACCCTTCTGTTGGAGCCCAGCTTTGTCTGTGACTTATTCCTTTCTGTTCGTCATTCCCACCAAGCCTGCGCCCCTTTCAGTGGTAAGTGGTACCGACTGCAAGAGGTGAGCAGCGAACCGAAGACAAACTTCTGTGATTTAGATGATTTAGAAGATACGCAATTTCTGGCAGAGACACACCcatacacacacacactctctctctctctcccCTTCTATACACACactcctcttcttcatattcataTGTTAATGACGTATTTGCCATTCCAGCTAGGCTCCTTGTGGTTGATTTGCCAAAGCTTCGGGATGCGATGCGCTATAGTAATTAGGACTTGCATCTTGCTCAAAAATGCAAACTTAACATAGAAAAACAATCTGCTGGTATGGCTACTATTTGTAACTGCTAAATATATCTGTATTTCAATACAAATTGTGATTTACTATCTTGGATTTCGTCTTTACTACAAATGGATAATTTACTATATAAGGATAAAATATTGGTTGAGAGCCATACCTCGCACTTCCCCCCCCCTCCTTCCAACGCCGCATTGTAAACCAGTACAATATAGCAATGCCCAACATCTCCCAGATTTTGGTCGATAAGGTAATTGTATTGCACACTGTTTCTTTTAGTATGCTCTATCTCTGATCTCTGATACAGTTCCCCCATTCTATAAATAATAGCAATGACATGGTCACTCCTCGGTTTTATAAGTTCAGCTAATTGAACCTATTTGGCATGGCAATTGAATTTTGACACTGTGTGCGTTTCACAATGTTGTGTGCGGAGGGAGGGGAAGTAGATTCAGATTtacaatttcttttttatctGATGGAACTTCACTTCACTATACAGATGAGGCATTTACTTTTTACTCGGGCTCCttaatgtatatattaCGTATATCTATTTTTTGTCACTACATGTGCCCTATCTGGCATTTTCAGAGCTTAGTATAGAAGAGTACTTGTCTCTCTTCGCGAGGTCATGCTTCACTTCCTTTAGTATCATGTCAGTCAGTTGCTCCGTGATCTCATACGCCTTGTGGCAACATTGCATCAATTGGAGTGCGTCCATCGGCAGACCACCTGCTTTCGATACCTGTACAACTTCTCTATTCTTGTTTAGTGTAACCGTCAATACACCGTCTCTCAGTAACTCTTCCTTTGTCGTGGCATCGATAATGGATATTTCAGCATTGCTATCACCTTTGATGTTCTCTTCTGTATCCTGTGGGTTGAAAAATGAGAAGGTAACACAGATAGGAATATGTAGAATACCCAGCGGAACTGGTTCTCTTTCATCCACGGGATAAACTACCACGTCCTCCCCATGTACACTTATGTCTGGCTTTCTGAAGTGAGATAGCGCCGCCATGACAGCAATACAAGAGGCATCAATGAATCCACCATCACAGTTCAAGTAGTGCACATCCGCTCTTACTGCCCAACACTTGCTTCCTGCCACTATACAGAGCCCCTCGACATCTAGTGCACCTGATCTTCTCACTGCCTTCTCAATGATACGTGCGCATAACACTTCATCCTCCCCTGTGCTATtaccattttcaaattgtggGCCTGCCATTGGTGATATCTCTGTCGAGATTACAAATAGCCCTTCAAATGGTCTATCCTCGTAGGGCTCTGTTATCTGACAACTAATTCTACATTGGACTAATGTCTTACCCATCCGTACCGTTACATCACCATACTCCTTCCCAAATTCAATCTGCACATCCCTGAACTGATCGAGTCTCCTACCGTCAAGCCTTTGCTTCTGTCTTAGGGCCTCTACTATAAACGTAGCCTCTGATGTCGAAATTTCTATATCCTTAGCCATTCTTAGTTGATGTTATGTCTATTAATCTGTTTTTGTAAATGCTTTAGTTAGAGGTAGACTCAcaacaaatacaaatatagtTGATAAAAAAGAAGTATATAACTCTCGAAAATATGAGAAATGTATGGCCCTTCAACGAGTACATTCAAACTACATGACAAGACAATGCACGGCCAGGTATTATccaagctcatcgcattattttttgttgttccCTCTCCTGCACAATAATCACAAGcatttcaaagaatttgatcttttcatttttttcaaaatttttcaatcttGAACACTCTACGTCGTACATGATGTTAATAGcgaagctcatcgcaaccTGATTATTAAACTAGTATTAGTTGCAGATGGAATGGCGTTACTGGCAATTAGCTTAAAGGACGTTAATGGTGTTAACTAAAGCTACCATTGGATGGATTGTTATTATAGGAAATCTTTCCTTTCCACTTTCTTTATAACGGTTTGCTTCTCTCTTCTGACTAGGTAAACACCGATATAATTAAGAATCGCAATTATGCCACTTCGTAACGAGACATTCTCGTATAGCAAAATAGGACTAGAGAGCATTATGTAACTCAAACGTCTATTCATCAGGTTTACATTTTCCTATTACAAATGTCAGGTAGTATATAATCACTGTTCATTTTTGACCAATCTTGTAGGATATTATATCAGCAGTTGAGCTATTACACCAAATAGTACTCTTTTGTAAGACCTGACCATTATCTATCATGTTTGACATAGGGTTTCTGATAAAGCTCAGTATAACAGTGTTGGCCTTTGTGCTAGGCACCAACTGGCTTTTGAGCTCATTTGTGCTGGATTTCATGCGTGATTGGACTCAAGTAGCCCTGAACCAACAGTCGAATGTCTCTAGTGTtagaaaagagaaagaaagtGCACATTATAGAAATTTCCTGATCCCATTGGGGTTTCCGCTAACTACAGGATTGAGCTTATCACTTGGCTACAAGAGCAGAAATGGGAACGTCTGTGATATATGGAATGCGGTCATGGAAGTTGGGGAGGGACAAAACACAATACAATTGTATAACGAAAATGGCCAGTTAGAGAAGttttcactttcaagaCTCAATGGTTTAGTGAAAAAGATACTGCAGTTGGAGGGTATTGAGAAGTGCAGACGAATTGGTATTACAGTCCCAATAAATACAATTCAAGGGTTTGTATTGACCATTGCCGGTATGGTTAGATCAGTTACCCATTCGGCTCCAATTCAGATGTTATCATCTGTTCCAAGAAGTAAGATTGATGGTCTTGATATTATTGTAATTCCTACCTGGAAATCATACACTAGACTAAATGGTAGTGAGAACTGGTATAGCAAGATCCTTATACTGGAAAAGGAACCAATGATCGAAAATATACCTGCCAATGTAATATTTTGGGACGATTTGGTTAATGGATCACTTACCGATAGTGAATTTGATTATACTTGCCCTGAAGATATGTCTGACGACAAAAAAGACCTGATGTATGTGACTTCTCCTCAAAATCAAACTAACAGATTCTCTCAAATGAATTTAGTAAGCACAGTGGCATCTTGTATAAAAGGATTTCCAGTCGATCATAGCTTAAGCGAAAAAGACAATTTATTAGTTGGCGCGCAACAATCAAAGCCTTTGGAAAGTTTGTCAGTCTGGCCTAAACTTTTTGCAGTATTACTTCATGGTGGATCCGTATCCTTTTTGAAAGTCACTGACACTAATTTAAACAACTTAGATGGTGTTACATTGGCATCATTATCAAGAcaggaaattgaaattcttcACCGGGAAATTTTATCTAATAACActtctatttttgatagaataaagaaaaaatgggCAGAAACTCTGTTCAGTGAAGGTATATTTACAcaatttgcaaaaaaaaagatttcCAGCATCAAGAATATGAGATGCATCTACGTTGTAAATGAATTACTGAACGCCGATATAATCTCCTCCCTTGACTCTAGTAAAATAGAATCATATGACACCGCAACAGTGGGCAATGTTCTAAGCAGTAAGTTATTGGGGGATATTAGAAGTGAGTTTGGATGTCGGGTTGTCCAGGAACTTGTTTGTCCATATATGTTGATGGGAATTATTTCTGGTACTAACTACTATGACTATAGAGTGTTTCCTGAAAATGTAGATAAATTGTTGGCCTGCTTTGGAACATTGGAGACTAACTTAGAAGCAAAAATGGTAGAGGtcatttcaaagaaaaaactagATGTAACAAAACGACAAGGTATGTTATGCATAAGAGGCTACAGTATAGGTAAACCTTTAGATGAAGAAAGGTTAAACCATGCACTGCAATTGAGCGATACTGTTGGGGGCGCTGATGGTTGGATGCCACTTATTGGCGTATTTGGCTTATTTGGAACTGATGGTTGCTtgtatatttataaatgaggttattatttattgtcTATAAATtgtattgatattttttatttatttcttgCATAAGTCATTGAATGTTTTGTCGTTTCTAATTACTAATATCAGCATGGATATGTTAGTCGTAGCTCAATTTACCCTTTACACACTTCCAAAAGTCATCCacatatttcttttgtagTTCTTTACCTCCCTCTTCAGTTGTACCACGCACAGCTAAATATGATCTGTTGTCAATTGGAATATCCCATTCACCGGGATTGGCGCCAACAATGATACCTCCTGCTTCCTTTAGGATACACCATCCCGCACATACATCCCAAGAGTAACAACCACCATCCCAATAACTATCTAAGTTACCAGTAGCAATATAAGCCAATGTCATTGCAGTTGAACCTAAGTTTCTGAAGCCATGGACAAACCCTTCGTCACAAGATAACAGAGATTCatatgttttcatttttgtcTTGAAATTATTACCTTCTCTTGCAGAACCTGGTTGAAGTGCAACCACAGATTTATTCAGATATAAAGGCCCCATAGATTCCAATTTAGCTTTATGATCAAAAGGTTCGCGGTTTATCCTAATACCGTTGCCTTTGGAAGCAGAAATAAGCAAATCCAAGTGAGGATTGTATATTACTCCAACTACTGGTTCTTTATTAATGGTTAACCCTAAAGATGTACAACTGAATGGGAAATCATGTACAAAATTGGTTGTACCGTCAATCGGGTCAACAATAAATGTCGGATCATCAGTGATCGTTGTCACACCTTTAACATAACTTTCCTCACCAACAAACTTGAAATCTGGATATTGCTCTTTCAAAGAATCCCAGATTAATTTCTCAACCTGTTTATCAATTGCtgtaacaatatcaacaGCCCTTTCGCCAGTTTTTAGATCATAAACATGCTGTGTCccagatttctttttgattaTTGGTCCTACTTGATTGACACTCAAATCACAAAggaatttttcaattgagaGTAGGtccattatatttttggtGGCTTCTGGTGATCTTACGTGATAGTATAATTTTAGTTTATTGTAAATGttttttaaatttcttcattaatTGTTAGTGCTTTCTGTGTTTTAATGATTTGgtcaattttttcatttttgttcAATGTCATGTAAAACTCCAAATGCGATAACCAACGATGAAATATAAACATTCGAATGGGAAAGGTAAAAATTATAACATACTATAGCACATCTTTTTAGCGTTGTCTGCCAAGTGAAATGAGGTAGTCATTAATTAGCTTcataaagaagagaaacataatatatatataattactAAAGTGGTCAAGATATGTTACATATCCAAAGAGGACTATTATGCGTAAAAAAATAGGTCTAGTTGATAAAGTAGCCATTATCTTCCAGATACTTTCTAACAACCTCACCATCTCTTGCAACCCATTTTGATTTACTAGTAGCAGTGTCTAACGCTTGAGCTAGGGTTTGATCAAAACCCTTTGTTGGTTTGTCactgaaaaattgtttcaCGTCATCTATCTTTTCCACAGATGCAAGAGATGATACTGATACAGTTAAGACACCACCAAGAACAGGGGAACCTGGCTGTAGTTTCTTAATAATTTCAGTCCAGTTTTGTTTTAAAAACTCCCACATGGCCAATATACCTTCCTTGTGAGTTCTCAAACCTTGCATTGGAATATAGAAATCTTGACTCAAGACTGTTCCATCTAATAGATACGATAGTGTTTTGGTAATCAATTTAtcttctttgaatttaCCAAGGGCTCTCAAAGCAGCCAGTTTTTCATCAGTCGCCATTGGGTTCTTATAGATATTGTATAGTTTCTGGTAGCTTTCTTCACCACCTTTGCTTGCAACAGTATTAAAGACGGATGGTTTGATCAATGCAGGAATGGCCTTCTTATCACCAGagatatatttattaaacATGTCAATGGCTGCAGATTGAGctttttcatcatcattactACATGCAACATCAAACAGTAAGACTTTTAGTTTTTGTGTGGAATATGAGTCTTCGTTGGAGAATTCCCAACCTAATTTATGAGCCTTCTCTATGGACAATTTGGTCACGTAGTTCTTCAATCCAGTCTTGATAgattcatcttcaaaaacCCA
The Nakaseomyces glabratus chromosome J, complete sequence genome window above contains:
- the INM1 gene encoding inositol monophosphate 1-phosphatase INM1 (CAGL0J00319g~Ortholog(s) have inositol monophosphate 1-phosphatase activity, role in inositol phosphate dephosphorylation and cytoplasm, nucleus localization); this translates as MDLLSIEKFLCDLSVNQVGPIIKKKSGTQHVYDLKTGERAVDIVTAIDKQVEKLIWDSLKEQYPDFKFVGEESYVKGVTTITDDPTFIVDPIDGTTNFVHDFPFSCTSLGLTINKEPVVGVIYNPHLDLLISASKGNGIRINREPFDHKAKLESMGPLYLNKSVVALQPGSAREGNNFKTKMKTYESLLSCDEGFVHGFRNLGSTAMTLAYIATGNLDSYWDGGCYSWDVCAGWCILKEAGGIIVGANPGEWDIPIDNRSYLAVRGTTEEGGKELQKKYVDDFWKCVKGKLSYD
- the DDE1 gene encoding Dde1p (CAGL0J00297g~Ortholog(s) have endoplasmic reticulum localization) yields the protein MFDIGFLIKLSITVLAFVLGTNWLLSSFVLDFMRDWTQVALNQQSNVSSVRKEKESAHYRNFLIPLGFPLTTGLSLSLGYKSRNGNVCDIWNAVMEVGEGQNTIQLYNENGQLEKFSLSRLNGLVKKILQLEGIEKCRRIGITVPINTIQGFVLTIAGMVRSVTHSAPIQMLSSVPRSKIDGLDIIVIPTWKSYTRLNGSENWYSKILILEKEPMIENIPANVIFWDDLVNGSLTDSEFDYTCPEDMSDDKKDLMYVTSPQNQTNRFSQMNLVSTVASCIKGFPVDHSLSEKDNLLVGAQQSKPLESLSVWPKLFAVLLHGGSVSFLKVTDTNLNNLDGVTLASLSRQEIEILHREILSNNTSIFDRIKKKWAETLFSEGIFTQFAKKKISSIKNMRCIYVVNELLNADIISSLDSSKIESYDTATVGNVLSSKLLGDIRSEFGCRVVQELVCPYMLMGIISGTNYYDYRVFPENVDKLLACFGTLETNLEAKMVEVISKKKLDVTKRQGMLCIRGYSIGKPLDEERLNHALQLSDTVGGADGWMPLIGVFGLFGTDGCLYIYK
- a CDS encoding uncharacterized protein (CAGL0J00253g~Putative adhesin-like protein), which gives rise to MFVVLLLLSFAFAQIEPPAGGVGINNNNNNNNNNGTDLSSSNIIPSSDPYSFTPDESTQLQVPSSTSSVVPVEPSSFTNSFSTLISQSPSTFSSTFSSTFSSIIPSSFSSLPSSSRSSQYTPSSTISSISSSSSLSSSSSYFSSSISVRSSYSSSSRSSSSIISSSSRSTIAPSSSSSSFFSSAITSSSSSVYSSFSSFSSSYSSSSSSISPSSTLSTFSSSSSILPSSTTSSSTTSISSSISSTTITTSSTPSSSSSINTSNVIITSVIEGKTILSNSYTTITYSPESTAHKSPQNKSGNHGLSSKNKKIVIGCVVGIGVPLLIAILVLLYIFCIMPTRTDFIDSDGKVITAYKRNIFVTIWYSLLGKNLDDARNFSSESPMGSDDNSSDFIITNDKDVANTYEVPDIDTTQASANEEDDLINNIRGRNFKAHRHSTSLTSNIYTESSVDEFTTPSQGRQYDHLSIVNSIASENIIPEDFDDGYYHRGGNLNVTNY
- the RRP45 gene encoding exosome non-catalytic core subunit RRP45 (CAGL0J00275g~Ortholog(s) have cytosol, exosome (RNase complex), nucleus localization) yields the protein MAKDIEISTSEATFIVEALRQKQRLDGRRLDQFRDVQIEFGKEYGDVTVRMGKTLVQCRISCQITEPYEDRPFEGLFVISTEISPMAGPQFENGNSTGEDEVLCARIIEKAVRRSGALDVEGLCIVAGSKCWAVRADVHYLNCDGGFIDASCIAVMAALSHFRKPDISVHGEDVVVYPVDEREPVPLGILHIPICVTFSFFNPQDTEENIKGDSNAEISIIDATTKEELLRDGVLTVTLNKNREVVQVSKAGGLPMDALQLMQCCHKAYEITEQLTDMILKEVKHDLAKRDKYSSILSSENAR